From Leptospira meyeri:
GTCCGAAACTTAATTTTTCTGCAACACCCGGTCTTGGACCAGAAGAAGGAAAAACGGTTTCCGTCTGTACTTATTCACATGCGGAAGAAGCGAATAAAAAACTACAAACACTCATCCAAAGAATGAAGAAAGGAGAAAAGTTTAATTTTGTATTTGGGACTGGGCACGGAATGTGTACCTGCCAAGGTGCTGCATTTGAATATCTTTTTAATGTAGACCATGAACTAAGGAAGGCAGGTGTGCGTGAGAATGCAAAGATCTTGTGGATTTCCAATGAATATGAGTTAGGTGACTTTGGGATGGGCGGATTGCATCTAGAACAAGGCGGATATGTGACGAGTAGTAAAATATTCGCAGAATCATTGTTTACCGAAAGGGGAATTCAATGGAAAACAAGAGCTCATGTAACAAAAATTGAATCAAATAAAATATATTATACCACTTTGGATGGGGAAAATGGTTTTGTACATTTTGATTTTTCGATGTTAATTCCGCCTTTTAGTGGTGTGGGATTAAAGGCCTATGGAAATTCAGGAGAGGATATAACTTCGAAATTGTTTGTCGCTAACGGAATGATGAAGGTAGATGCAAACTACGAATCAAAACCCTATGAGAAATGGGATGCAAAAGATTGGCCAAATACGTATCAGTCTCCATTTTATTCGAACCTTTTTGGAATCGGCATTGCTTTTGCGCCACCACACCCAATTTCAAAAGTAATGAAAAATGAAGAAGGAATTCAAATTTCGCCAACTCCTCCAAGAACGGGAATGCCATCAGCAATCATGGGTAAAGTTGTAGCACAAAACATCAGCCATCAAATCAAAACCAAAACAAAAGAATTAAAACACCAAGCTTCTATGGCTCAGATGGGCGCGGCTTGTATTGCTTCTGCAGGGAATGGTATATTTTCAGGAACAGCAGTTTCAAT
This genomic window contains:
- a CDS encoding NAD(P)/FAD-dependent oxidoreductase; translation: MRIVILGAGISGHTAATLLKKSLGKKHEVVVISPNANWNWIPSNIWVGVGAMIPKEVTFALKPIYHKMKIQFIQAKALNLFPEGSSDSKEAFIEYESTGPETKGQKERISYDYCINATGPKLNFSATPGLGPEEGKTVSVCTYSHAEEANKKLQTLIQRMKKGEKFNFVFGTGHGMCTCQGAAFEYLFNVDHELRKAGVRENAKILWISNEYELGDFGMGGLHLEQGGYVTSSKIFAESLFTERGIQWKTRAHVTKIESNKIYYTTLDGENGFVHFDFSMLIPPFSGVGLKAYGNSGEDITSKLFVANGMMKVDANYESKPYEKWDAKDWPNTYQSPFYSNLFGIGIAFAPPHPISKVMKNEEGIQISPTPPRTGMPSAIMGKVVAQNISHQIKTKTKELKHQASMAQMGAACIASAGNGIFSGTAVSMTVYPIVPNYKEYPKWGRSLTYTTGEIGLAGHWIKMILHYMFMYKAKCKPGWWLIPE